The following proteins come from a genomic window of Paucimonas lemoignei:
- the lpxK gene encoding tetraacyldisaccharide 4'-kinase, translated as MSLSDRLLNAWYTGHPALTLLRPLECLYRRVVNGKRERFLAGQGDIYKAQVPVIVVGNITIGGTGKTPLILWMIEHCRQQGLRVGVVSRGYGATPPSLPWRVTVEQSASQAGDEPLLIVQRSGVPLMIDPDRSRAVKALLDSEPLDLILSDDGLQHYRLARDLELVLVDAARGLGNRRCLPAGPLREPVERLESVDALLYNGASADREDGYAFQLKPSALINLRSGERQPVDFFPPGQAVHAVAGIGNPQRFFNTLEGLHWRPIAHAFADHAVFSAQSLTFTPALPVIMTEKDAVKCRSFAADDWWYLAVDAVPSDAFVSWFDSQLLRLLP; from the coding sequence ATGTCACTTTCTGATCGCTTGCTCAACGCCTGGTACACAGGCCATCCGGCGCTGACGCTGTTGCGTCCGCTGGAGTGCCTTTATCGCCGGGTCGTCAATGGCAAGCGCGAACGTTTCCTGGCCGGGCAGGGCGATATCTACAAAGCCCAGGTGCCGGTTATCGTTGTCGGTAACATCACCATCGGCGGCACTGGCAAGACGCCGCTGATCCTGTGGATGATCGAACATTGCCGCCAGCAGGGCCTGCGGGTGGGCGTGGTCAGCCGCGGTTATGGCGCCACGCCGCCGAGCTTGCCGTGGCGGGTGACAGTCGAGCAGAGCGCCAGCCAGGCGGGCGATGAGCCTTTGTTGATCGTGCAGCGCAGCGGCGTACCGCTGATGATCGACCCGGACCGCAGCCGCGCAGTCAAAGCCTTGCTCGACAGCGAACCTCTGGACCTGATTCTCTCCGACGATGGCCTGCAGCATTACCGGCTGGCCCGGGACCTTGAACTGGTGTTGGTTGATGCCGCTCGCGGGCTGGGTAACCGCCGTTGCCTCCCCGCAGGGCCATTGCGCGAGCCGGTGGAGCGCCTGGAAAGCGTCGACGCGCTGCTCTACAACGGTGCCAGCGCTGACCGGGAAGACGGATATGCCTTCCAGCTCAAGCCATCGGCTCTGATCAACCTGCGCAGCGGCGAGCGTCAGCCGGTGGACTTCTTCCCGCCAGGGCAGGCGGTGCATGCCGTGGCCGGTATCGGTAATCCGCAACGTTTCTTCAATACCCTCGAAGGGCTACACTGGCGGCCAATCGCTCATGCGTTCGCCGACCATGCTGTTTTCAGTGCTCAGTCGCTGACTTTTACGCCAGCACTGCCAGTGATCATGACCGAAAAGGATGCCGTGAAATGCCGATCCTTTGCGGCGGATGACTGGTGGTACCTGGCAGTGGATGCGGTGCCATCGGACGCTTTCGTCAGTTGGTTCGATTCGCAGTTGTTACGTCTTTTGCCATGA
- a CDS encoding tetraacyldisaccharide 4'-kinase, with amino-acid sequence MDTKLLDILACPICKGPLKLSADKTELISKGAGLAYPIRDGIPVMLESEARTLTTDERLDK; translated from the coding sequence ATGGACACCAAATTGCTCGACATCCTTGCCTGCCCGATCTGCAAGGGTCCGCTGAAACTCAGCGCCGACAAAACCGAACTGATCAGCAAAGGCGCAGGCCTGGCGTATCCGATTCGTGATGGCATCCCGGTGATGCTGGAAAGCGAAGCTCGCACCCTGACCACCGATGAGCGTCTGGATAAATGA
- the murB gene encoding UDP-N-acetylenolpyruvoylglucosamine reductase: MQLQSAVSLKPFNTFGVDVQAQLFAQAHNDDDVRQALAYCAEHHLPLMVVGGGSNLLLTGDVQALVLRMASRGIRIVREDCKQAIVEAEAGEPWHPFVQACLELGLAGLENLSLIPGTVGAAPMQNIGAYGVEIKDVFDSLTALDRETGELRDFSLEECAFGYRDSVFKHQTGRWIILRVRFRLSMNSHVNLEYGPVRQRLIDQGIREPNPHHVSAAICAIRSEKLPDPAVLGNAGSFFKNPMVPAELAERIRQQYPALVGYPQPDGQVKLAAGWLIEQAGWKGYREGDAGVHRLQSLVLVNYGQASGTQLLALARRIQADIAKRFGVELEMEPNLY, translated from the coding sequence TTGCAGCTGCAATCCGCCGTTTCCCTCAAGCCCTTCAACACCTTTGGCGTCGATGTTCAGGCGCAGCTGTTTGCCCAGGCGCACAACGATGACGACGTGCGTCAGGCCTTGGCTTACTGCGCCGAGCATCATCTGCCACTGATGGTAGTGGGTGGCGGCAGCAATCTGCTGCTGACGGGCGATGTGCAGGCGCTGGTGTTGCGCATGGCCAGCCGTGGTATCCGCATCGTGCGCGAGGATTGCAAACAGGCGATCGTTGAAGCCGAAGCGGGGGAGCCATGGCATCCCTTCGTGCAGGCATGCCTGGAGTTGGGGCTCGCGGGGCTTGAAAACCTCAGCCTGATCCCTGGCACGGTTGGCGCTGCGCCGATGCAAAACATCGGTGCCTATGGGGTCGAGATCAAGGATGTGTTTGACAGCCTGACCGCCCTTGATCGCGAGACCGGCGAATTACGCGACTTTTCCCTTGAGGAGTGTGCCTTTGGTTACCGCGACAGTGTGTTCAAGCACCAGACCGGTCGCTGGATCATTCTGCGAGTGCGCTTTCGCCTCTCTATGAACTCGCACGTGAACCTGGAATACGGTCCTGTGCGACAGCGGCTGATCGATCAGGGGATCCGCGAGCCCAATCCCCATCATGTCAGCGCGGCGATTTGCGCTATCCGCAGCGAGAAGTTGCCTGATCCTGCGGTCTTGGGAAACGCGGGCAGCTTTTTCAAGAATCCGATGGTCCCCGCTGAGCTGGCCGAGCGTATTCGGCAGCAATACCCCGCGCTGGTGGGCTACCCGCAGCCGGATGGGCAGGTGAAGCTCGCAGCAGGCTGGCTCATCGAGCAGGCTGGCTGGAAGGGCTATCGCGAAGGCGATGCGGGCGTCCATCGCCTGCAGTCTTTGGTGCTGGTTAATTATGGTCAGGCCAGTGGCACGCAGTTGCTGGCGCTGGCCCGCCGGATTCAGGCTGACATCGCCAAGCGTTTCGGTGTCGAGCTGGAAATGGAACCTAATCTGTATTAA
- a CDS encoding family 2 glycosyl transferase, translating to MTESICAIVLAAGHGSRFQAIAGEGSSKLLAACVGRDGVERSVLEQTLINLQGVVDKVCLVTRPDSSEIIALAHRFGCELLVLDSPGMGDSIAAAVAAEPDHRAWLMVLGDMPFILPQTLHQIAAALNDELIILPFHEGKRGHPVGFGRQYGPALMTLTGDQGGKRLFKDGSVQTVEVADPGILWDVDVPERLVFSANSF from the coding sequence ATGACTGAAAGCATTTGCGCCATTGTTCTTGCCGCCGGTCATGGCAGTCGCTTTCAAGCCATCGCCGGTGAGGGCAGCAGCAAGCTCTTGGCCGCCTGCGTCGGGCGTGATGGCGTCGAGCGGTCTGTGCTGGAGCAGACGTTGATCAACCTGCAGGGGGTTGTCGATAAGGTCTGTTTGGTCACGCGTCCAGACTCCTCTGAAATCATCGCACTGGCCCATCGATTTGGCTGCGAGCTTCTGGTGCTGGATTCTCCCGGCATGGGCGATAGCATCGCGGCGGCTGTGGCTGCTGAGCCTGATCACCGCGCCTGGCTGATGGTGCTGGGCGACATGCCGTTTATCCTGCCGCAAACCCTCCATCAGATCGCTGCCGCACTGAACGATGAGCTGATTATCCTGCCGTTCCATGAAGGCAAGCGCGGCCATCCGGTGGGCTTCGGTCGCCAATATGGCCCGGCGCTGATGACATTGACGGGTGACCAGGGTGGCAAACGCCTGTTCAAGGACGGCAGCGTTCAAACGGTCGAAGTGGCTGATCCCGGTATCTTGTGGGATGTCGATGTGCCTGAGCGCTTGGTGTTTAGCGCAAATTCCTTTTAG
- a CDS encoding biopolymer transport protein ExbD/TolR, with protein sequence MKFRRRKVRENIDINLVSLIDVVFILLLFFIVTTTFTRETQLRVDLPQAVTGTPETDADLKHLDITINADGVFSLNNQLLPKNDLPTLIDALQRESAGDTSLPLSISADGKTPHQAVITAMDAAGKLGFSHLRMTTIEAASAN encoded by the coding sequence GTGAAGTTTCGTCGCCGCAAAGTCAGGGAGAACATCGACATCAACCTCGTTTCGTTGATTGATGTGGTGTTCATTCTGCTGCTGTTTTTCATCGTGACCACGACCTTCACCCGCGAAACCCAATTGCGAGTGGATCTGCCTCAAGCGGTCACCGGCACCCCGGAAACCGATGCCGATCTCAAGCATCTGGACATCACCATCAATGCCGACGGGGTCTTTTCCCTGAACAACCAGCTGCTGCCCAAGAACGATCTGCCAACGCTGATCGACGCTTTGCAGCGTGAGTCGGCCGGTGACACCAGCTTGCCGTTGTCGATCAGCGCCGATGGCAAGACGCCGCACCAGGCGGTGATCACCGCGATGGATGCCGCTGGCAAGCTGGGTTTCAGTCATCTGCGCATGACCACCATTGAAGCCGCATCGGCTAACTGA
- the kdsB gene encoding 3-deoxy-manno-octulosonate cytidylyltransferase — protein sequence MTTAFTVVIPARYGSTRFPGKPLKDIAGKPMIQHVWEQARKSSATRVVVATDDPRIVEACHGFGAQVLLTRDDHNSGTDRLAEVATQLGLEADAIVVNVQGDEPMIPPSVIDQVAANLAAHPEARMSTLAEPINDVAALFNPNVVKVVADINGLALTFSRAPLPWARDALARDREQLPADVPYRRHIGIYAYRAGFLQDFVSWGPCWLEDTESLEQLRALWHGVRIHVADALEAPPAGVDTVEDLERVRRLLEV from the coding sequence ATGACCACAGCCTTCACCGTGGTCATTCCGGCCCGTTATGGTTCGACCCGTTTTCCCGGCAAGCCGCTCAAGGACATTGCTGGCAAACCCATGATTCAGCACGTCTGGGAACAGGCGCGCAAAAGCAGCGCCACCCGAGTGGTCGTGGCCACTGACGACCCGCGTATTGTCGAGGCTTGCCACGGTTTTGGCGCACAAGTGCTGCTGACTCGCGATGATCACAACTCCGGTACTGATCGGCTGGCGGAAGTCGCCACTCAATTGGGCCTGGAGGCGGATGCCATCGTGGTCAATGTGCAGGGCGACGAACCCATGATTCCGCCTTCGGTGATTGATCAGGTGGCGGCTAATCTGGCTGCACACCCTGAGGCGCGCATGTCGACACTCGCTGAGCCGATCAATGACGTCGCTGCGCTGTTCAATCCCAATGTGGTCAAAGTGGTTGCCGACATCAATGGCCTGGCGCTGACCTTCAGCCGCGCGCCGCTGCCTTGGGCGCGCGATGCCCTGGCCAGGGACCGCGAGCAACTTCCCGCTGACGTCCCTTATCGTCGACATATCGGGATCTACGCCTATCGCGCGGGCTTCCTCCAGGATTTCGTCAGCTGGGGCCCGTGCTGGCTTGAAGACACTGAAAGCCTTGAGCAGCTGCGCGCCTTGTGGCACGGCGTACGCATCCACGTTGCCGACGCCCTGGAAGCCCCTCCTGCCGGGGTTGATACGGTCGAAGACCTTGAACGCGTGCGCCGCTTGCTGGAGGTTTGA
- a CDS encoding DNA internalization-related competence protein ComEC/Rec2 yields MRAGMFAFALGLLALRFLPALPPVWLLVVMPVLALMLLPFRSYPLALFLFGFTWACISAQSALNDRLPARLDGQTLWLEGKVVGLPAAADGVVRFELEEPQSRRTRLPQLIRVAWYGGPQIRSGERWRLAVKLKRPGGLVNPDAFDYEAWLLAQRIGATGTVADGQRLTSAASGWRDAIRQRLLAVDAQGREGGLAALVLGDGSGLSRADWEILQTTGAVHLLVISGQHIGLLAAVMYGLIAGLARWGLWPRALPWLPWACGLAFAAALAYGLLAGFEVPVRRACVMVGLVLLWRMRFRHLGVTLPLLLSLNVVLILEPLASLQPGLWLSFGAVAILILIFNGRLGAWSWLRSWTRAQWLIAVGLLPLLLALNLPISLSGPAANLVAVPWVSFVVLPPALLGTLLLTVPLLGEGLLWLAGGALEWLFIFLGWMADWLTPWTPVAVPFWVWLLSLLGALLLLVPSGVPLRPLGWPLLLLCVFPPLKSVPHGQAEVLQLDVGQGLAILVRTRQHTLLYDAGPRFGEFDIGQRVVLPVIRKSGVRRLDLMLLSHADADHAGGALAVYQGLPVERVLGGELARLPALLNTRICENDQRWEWDSVTFSIWRWEHAREGNQASCVLMIDAQGERLLLTGDIDAEAERALIDSSFDLRADWLQAPHHGSRTSSSKIFLQAVAPQGVLISRGRNNAFGHPHPMVMARYGWLGIRAYDSAELGAINLQLGTFGQPHSQRHERRFWRDGNQ; encoded by the coding sequence ATGCGCGCAGGGATGTTCGCGTTTGCCTTGGGTTTGCTGGCGTTGCGATTTTTACCCGCATTGCCGCCAGTCTGGCTATTGGTAGTGATGCCGGTGCTGGCATTGATGCTGCTGCCGTTTCGCAGCTACCCACTGGCGTTGTTTTTATTCGGTTTCACCTGGGCCTGCATCTCGGCTCAGTCCGCGCTCAACGACCGGTTACCCGCACGGCTCGATGGCCAGACGTTATGGCTGGAAGGCAAGGTGGTTGGCCTGCCTGCTGCGGCTGACGGGGTTGTACGTTTCGAGCTGGAAGAGCCGCAATCGCGACGGACCCGATTGCCGCAGCTGATCCGCGTGGCGTGGTATGGCGGCCCGCAGATTCGCAGTGGCGAGCGTTGGCGCCTGGCAGTGAAGCTCAAGCGTCCCGGCGGGTTGGTCAACCCTGATGCCTTTGATTATGAAGCCTGGCTGCTGGCCCAACGGATTGGCGCGACCGGGACCGTGGCGGACGGTCAACGACTGACTTCAGCGGCATCAGGCTGGCGTGACGCAATCCGCCAGCGCCTGCTGGCTGTGGATGCACAGGGGCGAGAAGGCGGTCTGGCGGCCCTGGTGCTCGGTGATGGCTCGGGTTTGAGTCGTGCCGACTGGGAAATCCTGCAGACCACCGGAGCTGTTCATCTACTGGTCATTTCCGGGCAGCACATCGGTTTGCTCGCTGCAGTGATGTATGGGCTGATAGCGGGTCTGGCCCGTTGGGGATTATGGCCTCGGGCGTTGCCCTGGCTGCCTTGGGCCTGTGGGCTGGCATTCGCTGCAGCGCTGGCCTACGGCTTGCTGGCGGGTTTCGAGGTGCCGGTGCGCCGTGCCTGCGTCATGGTTGGCCTGGTGCTGCTCTGGCGCATGCGCTTTCGCCACCTGGGTGTCACGTTGCCGCTTCTGCTGTCGCTCAATGTGGTGCTGATCCTGGAGCCGCTGGCCAGCCTGCAGCCTGGTCTGTGGCTGTCGTTTGGCGCGGTGGCGATTCTGATCCTGATTTTCAACGGTCGTCTGGGGGCGTGGAGCTGGCTGCGCAGTTGGACCCGCGCACAATGGCTGATCGCCGTCGGGTTGTTGCCGCTGCTTCTGGCGCTGAATCTACCCATCAGCCTCAGCGGGCCAGCGGCCAATCTGGTGGCGGTGCCCTGGGTCAGTTTCGTGGTGCTGCCCCCTGCGTTGCTGGGGACTTTACTGTTGACAGTACCGCTGCTGGGGGAAGGTTTGCTTTGGCTCGCCGGGGGCGCGTTGGAATGGTTGTTCATCTTTCTGGGCTGGATGGCCGATTGGCTGACGCCCTGGACACCGGTTGCAGTGCCATTCTGGGTCTGGCTGCTAAGCCTACTGGGAGCTCTACTGCTGCTCGTGCCCAGCGGTGTACCGCTGCGGCCCTTGGGTTGGCCTTTATTACTGCTGTGTGTGTTTCCTCCATTGAAGAGCGTGCCCCATGGTCAAGCCGAAGTGCTGCAGCTTGATGTGGGGCAGGGCCTGGCGATTCTTGTGCGCACTCGGCAGCACACGCTGCTGTACGACGCGGGCCCTCGATTTGGCGAGTTCGATATCGGTCAGCGGGTGGTGCTGCCGGTGATTCGCAAAAGCGGCGTACGAAGACTGGACCTGATGCTGCTCAGCCACGCCGACGCCGATCATGCCGGGGGCGCGCTGGCGGTTTATCAAGGCTTGCCGGTGGAGCGGGTCCTGGGCGGCGAGTTGGCCCGATTGCCTGCGTTGCTCAACACCCGGATTTGTGAGAACGACCAGCGCTGGGAGTGGGACAGCGTTACGTTTTCGATCTGGCGCTGGGAGCACGCCAGGGAGGGTAACCAGGCATCCTGCGTGTTGATGATTGATGCTCAGGGCGAACGGCTGCTGTTGACCGGCGATATCGACGCCGAGGCTGAGCGGGCCCTGATCGACAGCAGCTTCGACCTGCGCGCCGACTGGTTGCAGGCACCGCATCATGGCAGTCGCACCTCATCCTCAAAAATTTTCCTTCAGGCCGTGGCGCCGCAGGGGGTGTTGATTTCCCGAGGTCGCAACAATGCTTTCGGCCATCCGCATCCCATGGTCATGGCGCGCTACGGCTGGTTGGGTATTCGGGCCTATGACAGCGCTGAGCTCGGTGCCATCAACCTGCAACTGGGCACCTTCGGGCAGCCTCACTCACAACGGCATGAGCGGCGCTTCTGGCGTGACGGCAATCAATGA
- the rne gene encoding ribonuclease, Rne/Rng family protein, with protein MKRMLINATQPEELRVALVDGQRLYDLDIESGAREQKKANIYKGRITRIEPSLEAAFVDFGSERHGFLPLKEISREYFKKAPEGRVNIKDVLTEGQEVIVQVEKEERGNKGAALTTFISLAGRYLVLMPNNPRAGGISRRIEGEERNELREALNGLIAPADMGLIVRTAGLGRSSEEMQWDLDYLLQLWTAIKEASLDRSAPFLIYQESNVIIRAIRDYLRQDIGEVLIDSVEAQEEALTFIRQVMPQYASKIKLYEDSVPLFNRFQIESQIETAFQRVVELPSGGSIVIDPTEALVSIDINSARATKGSDIEETALQTNLEAAEEIARQLRLRDIGGLIVIDFIDMTPAKNQRAVEEKVRESLEADRARVQVGRISRFGLLEMSRQRLRPSLGESSGIVCPRCNGTGIIRDVESLSLAILRLIEEEALKDRTAEVRAQVPIPVAAFLLNEKRNSITKIELRTRARIIILPNDHLETPHFEVQRLRDDSPEAHTLQSSYEIAAAAAEVEEVQPAAATRTLVRQEAAVKTAPPRANAPVPVEAVAAAPAPVAHEPSLFKGLVKSLVSLFATKEEPVAPVVVEKPAAERPARNEERRNGRQQSRGRNNRRDEERKPREERAPREERAERAPREERAPREERAPRQPREAAVAVAVEENSTTAPAAREERPARNGRAPREDRKPREERVRELREPLDAAPAVNVAREERPERAPREERQPRAPREERQPRAEQAAVAVSEDEVLPTEELANDDQQDGAEGDRPRRRSRGQRRRSNRRERQRDANGNVIEGSEGTDGSEENGSEEGSADLAVTAAVASVVISAPAEAEANRQAERANATVEASDSSFVAQPVVETPSIQTPAFEVGEVEKPVVETSVVETPVVETPAVEAPVTEYAAKTESTPDVEVQPVVEAAPEPVTEAPALAAQPELFEAPHAERVVPFTPTPEPTPQVEAVAPAREEAAVVESAAESVTESAELPTPALVVAEEPAPYAAAEIVATSPAAEAAVDVVAETPALPVSSNGRAPNDPREVRRRKREAERLQKEAEEAKAAPEAAPVVDENLQSADEVVQQHHEASEDSKEPKPLA; from the coding sequence ATGAAAAGAATGTTGATTAACGCAACTCAACCTGAAGAGTTGCGCGTTGCACTGGTAGACGGCCAGCGCCTATACGACCTGGACATCGAGTCCGGGGCACGCGAGCAGAAGAAGGCCAATATCTATAAAGGCCGGATCACTCGCATCGAGCCAAGCCTTGAGGCTGCCTTTGTCGATTTCGGCTCTGAGCGCCACGGCTTCCTGCCCCTCAAGGAAATCTCCCGCGAGTACTTCAAGAAAGCCCCGGAAGGCCGCGTCAATATCAAAGACGTCCTGACCGAAGGCCAGGAAGTCATCGTTCAGGTGGAAAAGGAAGAGCGCGGCAACAAAGGCGCAGCCCTGACCACCTTCATCAGTCTGGCCGGTCGTTATCTGGTCCTGATGCCTAACAACCCGCGTGCTGGCGGCATCTCCCGCCGCATCGAAGGCGAAGAGCGCAATGAACTGCGTGAAGCGCTGAACGGCCTGATCGCCCCTGCCGACATGGGTTTGATCGTGCGCACTGCCGGCCTGGGCCGCAGCAGCGAAGAAATGCAGTGGGACCTCGATTACCTGCTGCAACTCTGGACCGCCATTAAAGAAGCCTCGCTGGATCGTTCCGCGCCTTTCCTGATCTACCAGGAAAGCAACGTGATCATCCGCGCGATTCGCGACTACCTGCGCCAGGACATCGGCGAAGTACTGATCGACAGCGTTGAAGCCCAGGAAGAAGCCCTGACCTTCATCCGCCAGGTGATGCCGCAGTACGCCAGCAAGATCAAGCTGTACGAAGACAGCGTTCCGCTGTTCAACCGCTTCCAGATCGAAAGCCAGATCGAGACCGCTTTCCAGCGCGTCGTTGAACTGCCTTCCGGCGGCTCCATCGTCATCGATCCGACCGAAGCCCTGGTGTCCATCGACATCAACTCGGCGCGCGCCACCAAAGGCAGCGACATCGAAGAAACCGCCCTGCAGACCAACCTTGAAGCGGCTGAAGAAATCGCCCGTCAATTGCGCCTGCGTGACATCGGCGGCCTGATCGTCATCGACTTCATCGACATGACGCCTGCCAAGAACCAGCGCGCCGTGGAAGAGAAAGTCCGCGAAAGCCTGGAAGCTGACCGTGCCCGTGTTCAGGTGGGTCGCATCTCGCGCTTCGGCCTGCTGGAAATGTCCCGTCAGCGCCTGCGCCCTTCCCTGGGTGAAAGCAGCGGCATCGTTTGCCCGCGTTGCAACGGCACCGGCATCATCCGTGATGTTGAATCGCTGTCGCTGGCGATTCTGCGCCTGATCGAAGAAGAAGCCCTGAAAGACCGCACTGCCGAAGTTCGCGCTCAAGTGCCGATTCCGGTTGCCGCTTTCCTGCTCAACGAAAAACGCAACTCGATCACCAAGATCGAACTGCGCACTCGTGCCCGCATCATCATCCTGCCGAACGATCATCTCGAAACGCCGCACTTCGAAGTGCAGCGCCTGCGTGATGACAGCCCGGAAGCCCACACCCTTCAGTCCAGCTACGAAATCGCTGCTGCCGCTGCCGAAGTGGAAGAAGTCCAGCCAGCTGCCGCGACCCGTACCCTGGTTCGCCAGGAAGCCGCCGTCAAGACCGCTCCGCCGCGCGCCAACGCACCGGTACCGGTTGAAGCCGTTGCTGCCGCACCTGCGCCTGTCGCTCACGAACCAAGCCTGTTCAAAGGCCTGGTCAAATCCCTGGTCAGCCTGTTTGCCACCAAGGAAGAGCCTGTAGCACCGGTTGTGGTCGAGAAACCAGCTGCCGAACGCCCTGCGCGCAATGAAGAGCGTCGCAACGGTCGCCAACAGAGCCGTGGCCGCAACAACCGTCGCGACGAAGAACGCAAGCCGCGTGAAGAACGCGCCCCTCGTGAAGAGCGTGCAGAACGCGCTCCCCGCGAAGAACGTGCGCCGCGTGAAGAGCGTGCTCCACGCCAACCACGTGAAGCTGCCGTCGCTGTCGCTGTTGAAGAAAACAGCACAACTGCACCAGCAGCACGTGAAGAACGCCCGGCTCGCAATGGCCGCGCCCCGCGTGAAGATCGCAAGCCTCGCGAAGAGCGCGTGCGTGAACTGCGTGAGCCACTGGATGCCGCCCCGGCCGTCAACGTTGCCCGCGAAGAACGCCCAGAGCGCGCTCCGCGTGAAGAACGCCAGCCACGCGCACCCCGTGAAGAGCGTCAGCCACGTGCCGAGCAAGCTGCTGTAGCAGTGAGCGAAGACGAAGTGCTGCCAACTGAAGAGCTGGCGAACGACGATCAGCAAGACGGTGCAGAAGGCGATCGCCCTCGCCGCCGCTCCCGTGGTCAACGTCGTCGCAGCAACCGCCGCGAGCGTCAACGCGATGCCAACGGCAACGTGATCGAAGGTTCGGAAGGCACTGACGGTTCTGAAGAGAACGGTAGCGAAGAAGGCAGCGCCGATCTGGCAGTCACTGCAGCGGTTGCAAGCGTTGTCATCAGCGCTCCAGCCGAAGCAGAAGCTAATCGCCAGGCCGAACGCGCCAATGCAACGGTCGAAGCGTCCGATTCGTCGTTCGTTGCCCAGCCTGTTGTTGAAACGCCGTCGATCCAGACCCCAGCGTTCGAAGTGGGCGAAGTCGAGAAGCCAGTGGTTGAGACGTCGGTGGTTGAAACCCCTGTCGTTGAAACGCCAGCCGTCGAAGCACCTGTCACCGAGTACGCTGCAAAAACCGAAAGCACGCCGGATGTTGAAGTACAGCCTGTCGTTGAAGCTGCTCCAGAGCCTGTAACAGAAGCTCCAGCCCTGGCCGCTCAGCCAGAACTGTTCGAAGCACCTCACGCTGAACGCGTTGTACCGTTCACGCCAACGCCAGAGCCAACACCACAGGTTGAAGCCGTTGCTCCCGCCCGTGAAGAAGCTGCTGTAGTTGAATCGGCAGCTGAATCGGTGACCGAGTCGGCAGAACTGCCAACCCCGGCGCTGGTTGTCGCTGAAGAGCCTGCTCCTTACGCCGCCGCGGAAATCGTCGCCACCTCACCTGCCGCAGAAGCAGCAGTGGACGTGGTTGCCGAAACCCCTGCACTGCCGGTCAGCAGCAACGGCCGCGCGCCGAACGATCCTCGTGAAGTGCGTCGTCGCAAGCGTGAAGCCGAGCGCCTGCAGAAAGAAGCAGAAGAAGCCAAGGCGGCTCCTGAAGCAGCACCGGTTGTCGACGAAAACCTGCAATCTGCAGATGAAGTCGTACAACAGCACCACGAAGCATCGGAAGACAGCAAAGAGCCTAAACCGCTCGCTTGA
- the tolQ_2 gene encoding MotA/TolQ/ExbB proton channel: MWELVKSGGWMMLPIILSSIAAVGIIIERLWTLRASRIAPPHLVGQVWRWLQDKKLDGDKLKELRADSPLGEILAAGLANSRHGREIMKECIEEAAARVIHDLERYLSALGSIAAMAPLLGLLGTVLGMIDIFGSFNATGNTANASVLAGGISKALICTASGLIVAIPAIFLHRYLQSRVDELVVGMEQEAIKLVEVVQGDRDVDLNDPKIALKLQARGEGRKK, translated from the coding sequence GTGTGGGAACTGGTCAAATCTGGCGGCTGGATGATGCTGCCGATCATTCTGAGTTCCATTGCCGCGGTCGGCATCATCATCGAGCGTCTCTGGACCTTGCGTGCCAGCCGTATCGCGCCACCGCATCTGGTGGGGCAGGTATGGCGCTGGCTTCAGGATAAAAAACTCGATGGCGACAAGCTCAAGGAGCTGCGCGCCGATTCGCCACTGGGTGAAATCCTTGCCGCGGGTCTGGCGAACTCCCGACATGGTCGCGAGATTATGAAAGAGTGCATCGAAGAAGCTGCCGCCCGGGTCATTCATGACCTGGAGCGCTATCTGAGTGCCCTGGGTTCTATTGCTGCCATGGCACCGTTGCTGGGTTTGCTGGGCACCGTGCTGGGCATGATCGATATTTTCGGCTCGTTCAACGCCACCGGTAACACCGCCAATGCGTCAGTGCTGGCCGGTGGTATTTCCAAGGCGCTGATCTGTACCGCCTCAGGCCTGATCGTCGCCATTCCCGCGATCTTCCTCCATCGTTACCTGCAAAGCCGCGTCGACGAGCTGGTGGTCGGTATGGAGCAGGAAGCGATCAAGCTGGTCGAAGTGGTGCAGGGTGACCGTGATGTGGATCTGAACGACCCCAAGATCGCACTTAAACTGCAAGCGCGTGGCGAGGGTCGCAAGAAGTGA